Proteins encoded together in one Pseudoalteromonas xiamenensis window:
- a CDS encoding uroporphyrinogen-III C-methyltransferase, protein MKHLLITRPIDKGNELFLNLEAAGFKVSHTPVLALDYLDVAPAQLAVIDEADVVIFISQDAVKGLATLRDTLPASTQYVAVGTSTASVLKTTFGVQALVPKQQDTEGMLALNVLADVSGKQIVIVKGQGGRPDLAKSLKSRGALLNQLAVYERKPAELQSDEWLDLWKRSEIDGIVITSNAAADAIFNSTQEDALSWLKGCTFFVVSQRIALHLQETYRVQGDVIVTDGAQDEVVFKAILSARQALAIQQELTSALEQTESERLPPDTSSASTLSPIQKATQTAKEFTSVHIEPDHTQESTMSEQPQHTTSSAAMGAKTRIPVSKVGILALTLAMMLGGAGAAAVWYGEQQLSAMNERATALQQENAVLQQQVVTQKAQLAKLNQAISGFDEQLSRTLSAQQSLMSDTLAQVKEVASLPQQQFAKSEAAYLVHLLRFKAVVEHDWQTSEILLSRLDKLAVHFAEPHVISAAIAQDLVTIRGQENPPLETAYVTLMGLVQQASELPLLTLKLPEENAVEQVVLSEDVNDWQANLKRSWDKFAEDFIRIRKRETITAEPLLSASEQRLLRAAFEAYLTQAQTALMKQQTAVYQSALHGAIEHLNTHFDTNAAVVKGMTVELERLAGISITTDTQIKLVTPDVIEGLIQ, encoded by the coding sequence ATGAAGCATCTGCTCATCACTCGGCCAATTGACAAAGGCAACGAACTGTTTCTCAATTTGGAAGCAGCAGGATTTAAAGTGAGCCATACCCCCGTCTTGGCACTGGATTATCTTGATGTAGCGCCAGCTCAATTAGCCGTCATTGATGAAGCGGACGTTGTTATTTTCATCTCTCAAGATGCAGTAAAAGGGTTGGCAACATTGCGCGACACACTGCCAGCGTCCACCCAATATGTTGCGGTTGGGACCAGTACAGCAAGCGTGCTTAAAACCACGTTTGGCGTGCAAGCGCTCGTGCCAAAACAACAGGATACCGAAGGGATGCTCGCACTAAATGTGCTAGCGGACGTTTCAGGGAAGCAAATTGTGATCGTTAAAGGTCAAGGTGGACGGCCTGACCTTGCTAAATCGCTCAAATCACGAGGTGCGTTACTTAATCAGCTTGCCGTCTATGAGCGCAAACCGGCCGAACTTCAATCCGATGAGTGGTTGGACCTCTGGAAGCGCAGCGAAATAGACGGTATAGTGATCACCAGTAATGCTGCCGCGGATGCGATTTTCAACAGTACCCAAGAAGACGCACTTAGCTGGTTGAAAGGTTGTACGTTTTTTGTTGTAAGTCAGCGTATTGCGCTACACCTTCAGGAAACCTACCGTGTGCAAGGGGATGTAATCGTAACGGATGGTGCACAAGACGAAGTCGTTTTTAAAGCCATTTTGTCTGCTCGCCAAGCGCTTGCTATACAGCAAGAGTTGACTAGCGCACTGGAGCAAACGGAGTCAGAGCGGCTTCCTCCAGACACCTCATCTGCGAGTACGTTGTCACCAATCCAGAAAGCAACGCAGACAGCAAAGGAATTTACCTCGGTTCACATTGAGCCGGATCACACTCAGGAATCCACTATGAGCGAACAACCTCAACACACAACGTCTTCAGCGGCAATGGGAGCGAAAACACGCATTCCAGTAAGCAAAGTTGGTATTCTGGCATTAACGCTCGCGATGATGTTAGGCGGCGCTGGAGCTGCAGCAGTTTGGTATGGTGAGCAACAATTGAGTGCGATGAATGAACGTGCTACTGCATTGCAGCAGGAAAATGCCGTTTTACAACAGCAGGTTGTAACGCAAAAAGCGCAGTTGGCCAAATTAAACCAAGCAATCTCAGGTTTTGATGAACAGTTGAGTCGCACGTTGAGCGCTCAACAATCGTTGATGAGCGACACATTAGCACAAGTCAAAGAAGTGGCCTCACTGCCTCAACAACAATTCGCGAAAAGCGAAGCGGCTTACTTGGTCCATCTATTACGTTTTAAAGCAGTTGTGGAACACGATTGGCAAACCAGTGAAATACTCCTTTCACGTTTAGATAAATTAGCGGTTCACTTTGCCGAACCTCATGTTATTTCGGCAGCGATAGCACAAGATTTAGTGACTATCCGGGGTCAAGAAAATCCGCCACTCGAAACTGCTTATGTGACCTTAATGGGGTTAGTGCAACAAGCGTCTGAATTACCCCTACTCACGCTTAAACTGCCGGAAGAAAATGCCGTTGAACAAGTAGTATTGAGTGAAGATGTGAACGATTGGCAAGCAAACTTGAAACGTTCATGGGACAAATTTGCTGAGGATTTCATTCGTATTCGCAAACGTGAAACTATTACCGCAGAGCCGCTTTTATCAGCCAGTGAGCAAAGGTTGTTGCGGGCCGCGTTTGAGGCTTATTTAACGCAAGCGCAAACCGCACTTATGAAGCAGCAAACAGCCGTTTACCAGAGTGCGTTGCATGGCGCGATTGAGCACCTTAATACCCACTTCGACACCAATGCCGCTGTTGTTAAGGGGATGACGGTGGAGCTAGAGCGACTGGCTGGCATTTCTATCACGACAGACACTCAGATTAAATTGGTTACGCCAGATGTTATAGAGGGGCTCATACAATGA
- the ubiD gene encoding 4-hydroxy-3-polyprenylbenzoate decarboxylase: MKYKDLRDFIALLEDKGELVRVTQPVSTYLEMTEIADRTLRAGGPAILFENPIGHSVPVLANLFGTPKRVAMGMGQEDVNELREVGKLLAFLKEPEPPKGIKEALGQLPVFKQVLNMPTKELKKAPCQDVVIEGDDVDLSTLPIQHCWPGDAAPLITWGLTITRGPNKKRQNLGIYRQQLIGKNKIIMRWLSHRGGALDFLEWCEKHPGEPYPVSVALGADPATILGAVTPVPDTLSEYAFAGLLRGSKTEVVKSISNDLQVPASAEFVLEGYIMPGEMAPEGPYGDHTGYYNEVDDFPVMTVTHITHRKDPIYHSTYTGRPPDEPAILGVALNEVFVPILQKQFPEIVDFYLPPEGCSYRMAVVTMKKQYPGHAKRVMMGVWSFLRQFMYTKFVIVCDDDVNARDWNDVIWAITTRMDPARDTTLIENTPIDYLDFASPVSGLGSKMGMDATNKWPGETDREWGTPIVMDEQVKQRVDEIWDSLGILPK, translated from the coding sequence ATGAAATATAAAGACTTACGTGATTTTATTGCTTTACTCGAAGACAAAGGTGAGCTTGTTCGAGTTACTCAGCCTGTATCGACCTATTTGGAAATGACCGAAATTGCTGACCGTACGCTACGCGCTGGCGGCCCTGCGATTTTGTTTGAAAACCCCATAGGTCACTCAGTCCCTGTTCTCGCGAATCTATTTGGCACCCCTAAACGTGTTGCGATGGGTATGGGGCAAGAGGATGTCAACGAACTACGCGAAGTTGGAAAGCTCTTAGCCTTTTTAAAAGAACCAGAACCGCCAAAAGGCATCAAAGAAGCACTCGGTCAGTTACCTGTTTTTAAACAGGTGCTCAACATGCCAACCAAAGAACTCAAAAAGGCACCATGTCAGGACGTTGTGATAGAAGGCGATGACGTCGATCTGTCCACGTTGCCGATTCAACATTGTTGGCCTGGCGATGCGGCGCCACTGATCACGTGGGGTTTAACCATTACACGGGGGCCAAACAAGAAACGACAAAATCTTGGAATATACCGCCAGCAACTCATCGGTAAAAACAAAATCATTATGCGTTGGTTATCTCATCGTGGCGGTGCACTTGATTTTCTTGAGTGGTGCGAAAAACACCCTGGTGAGCCGTATCCGGTTTCAGTAGCCTTGGGCGCGGATCCTGCCACAATTTTAGGTGCGGTCACACCGGTTCCTGATACCCTAAGCGAATACGCGTTTGCGGGCCTTTTACGCGGCAGCAAAACAGAAGTCGTTAAATCCATTTCAAATGACCTGCAAGTCCCTGCAAGTGCCGAATTCGTGCTTGAAGGGTACATCATGCCAGGCGAAATGGCGCCTGAGGGGCCGTATGGCGACCACACTGGCTACTACAACGAGGTAGATGACTTTCCAGTGATGACAGTGACGCACATCACGCATCGTAAAGACCCGATTTATCATAGCACTTACACCGGTCGTCCACCTGATGAGCCCGCTATTTTGGGCGTGGCATTGAACGAAGTGTTCGTACCAATATTGCAAAAACAGTTCCCTGAGATCGTTGATTTTTATCTCCCACCGGAAGGTTGTTCATACCGTATGGCTGTGGTCACGATGAAAAAGCAGTATCCAGGGCATGCGAAGCGCGTAATGATGGGTGTTTGGTCTTTCCTGCGCCAATTCATGTACACGAAATTTGTGATTGTGTGTGATGACGACGTCAATGCTAGAGATTGGAATGACGTCATCTGGGCAATCACAACACGAATGGACCCTGCGCGTGATACTACATTGATTGAAAACACACCGATAGACTACCTTGATTTTGCCTCGCCAGTGTCGGGACTTGGCTCAAAAATGGGCATGGATGCAACCAACAAATGGCCAGGCGAAACGGATCGAGAATGGGGCACGCCTATCGTGATGGATGAGCAAGTCAAACAGCGCGTTGATGAGATTTGGGATAGTCTCGGTATTTTGCCCAAATAG
- a CDS encoding sensor domain-containing protein, with the protein MNKIIASILMLLVCVSSWAMPIPEQAFSNHSAVMLIIEPSTGRIVEANDAAAMFYGYDLPTLTSLKIQQINQLTPEQVAAERKAAVSEGRNYFIFQHQLKSGEIRTVQVFSSPFAVHGQTLLLSVIQDISAQRNLQQELWHYQENLEQQVAMQTQAIEEADAVKWVLMYVVLVMMIGALVIVIFMAFRLREAKRKAEHDSSTLRAIFNAFDDYLVFTDEHHVILSGNQRVHQAFPENWVGKVLCDFVDCPEGMSLGDNQVAELMVKLVDKSFPAEIRCEAVNDRHGKQQGFLYIIRNIQARLEAERELRLASTVFATTNEGVLVSDKQNRIQLVNRAFTEITGFEQHEVMGQTPDIFSSGRHDTAYFTQLYDTLNKQGHWEGEIWNRRKNGDIYPSWLTVSAVFSDSGDIEMYVALFNDITSRKKNEQLMWQQANYDNLTGLANRHHYHNKFDQEILRAQREGMRLAICFIDLDRFKAVNDTLGHHIGDLLLIEAANRIKACTRSSDTVARLGGDEFALLLPDVNSIADIEKIASKVLKALSSPYSLESHEAFVSGSMGITLFPDDGTDRKVLLRNADSAMYKAKEHGRNCFQFYTSAMHEHAKARSRLEGALYKALINKELSINYQPIVDGQGKLKGAEALLRWYSPQLGHVSPATFVPVSEELGLIVAIGEWVLYQACAQAKSWREKENADFFITVNVSSTQFKRQDIASLVAKVLRDTDLPAHCLTLEITETVLADNTHHTLHQLMALREMGVELAIDDFGTGYSSLSYLKRFPLTKLKIDREFVRDIPDDPEDCALVSAIISMAANLNLKVIAEGVETQAQFEYLQSLECDLTQGYWHSKPLNVEAMNRLLQTRRTMLGEEQS; encoded by the coding sequence TTGAATAAAATCATCGCGAGTATCCTGATGCTCTTGGTTTGTGTATCGTCCTGGGCGATGCCAATTCCTGAACAAGCGTTTTCAAATCACAGTGCAGTCATGCTCATTATTGAGCCTTCGACAGGGCGAATCGTAGAAGCAAACGACGCTGCTGCGATGTTTTATGGTTACGATTTACCCACTCTGACTTCACTTAAAATTCAACAAATCAATCAACTTACACCTGAACAAGTGGCGGCGGAGCGAAAAGCGGCGGTGTCAGAAGGGCGAAACTATTTTATTTTTCAACATCAATTAAAAAGTGGTGAGATCCGCACAGTACAAGTGTTTTCAAGTCCTTTTGCAGTGCATGGGCAAACGTTGTTGTTGTCCGTTATCCAAGACATAAGTGCCCAGCGAAATTTGCAGCAGGAACTTTGGCATTATCAGGAAAACTTGGAACAGCAAGTTGCGATGCAAACTCAAGCCATCGAAGAAGCCGACGCTGTAAAATGGGTGTTAATGTACGTTGTTCTGGTCATGATGATTGGCGCATTAGTCATCGTCATATTTATGGCGTTTCGACTCAGAGAGGCAAAACGAAAAGCGGAACACGACAGTTCGACACTTCGGGCTATCTTTAACGCGTTTGACGATTACTTAGTTTTTACGGATGAACATCACGTTATTTTGTCAGGTAATCAACGAGTCCATCAGGCATTCCCAGAAAATTGGGTGGGTAAGGTGTTGTGTGATTTTGTCGATTGTCCTGAAGGTATGTCACTTGGTGATAATCAGGTTGCAGAACTGATGGTGAAGTTGGTTGATAAGTCGTTCCCTGCTGAAATTCGCTGTGAAGCGGTAAATGATAGGCATGGTAAACAACAAGGATTTTTGTACATCATTCGCAATATTCAAGCACGCCTAGAAGCCGAGCGAGAACTGCGTTTAGCCAGTACAGTGTTTGCGACGACCAATGAAGGGGTGTTGGTGTCTGATAAACAAAATCGCATCCAACTTGTCAATCGAGCCTTTACGGAAATAACGGGTTTCGAACAACATGAAGTCATGGGTCAAACACCTGATATTTTCAGTTCAGGTCGGCATGACACAGCCTATTTCACTCAACTCTACGACACATTAAATAAGCAAGGGCATTGGGAAGGCGAAATTTGGAATCGTCGCAAGAATGGTGATATTTACCCAAGTTGGTTAACGGTGTCTGCTGTCTTCTCGGATAGTGGCGATATTGAAATGTACGTGGCGCTTTTTAACGACATCACCTCTCGCAAGAAAAATGAACAACTGATGTGGCAGCAGGCAAACTATGACAATCTGACGGGGCTCGCTAATCGCCACCACTATCACAATAAATTCGACCAAGAAATCCTGCGCGCACAGCGAGAAGGAATGCGTCTGGCGATTTGCTTTATTGATTTAGACCGTTTCAAAGCGGTTAACGACACGCTCGGTCACCATATTGGAGATCTGTTACTGATTGAAGCAGCGAATCGCATTAAAGCCTGTACCCGGAGCTCAGATACGGTTGCTCGGTTGGGTGGGGATGAGTTTGCTTTGTTGTTACCGGACGTGAATTCGATTGCTGATATCGAAAAGATCGCAAGTAAGGTACTTAAAGCGTTGAGCAGCCCATATAGTTTGGAAAGCCACGAAGCGTTTGTGTCGGGAAGCATGGGAATCACGTTGTTTCCTGATGATGGCACAGATCGAAAAGTGTTACTGCGTAACGCAGATAGTGCGATGTATAAAGCCAAAGAACATGGCCGAAATTGCTTTCAGTTCTACACATCCGCGATGCATGAACATGCAAAAGCGCGTAGCCGGTTGGAAGGTGCATTATATAAAGCGCTTATTAATAAAGAACTTTCAATTAATTATCAGCCGATTGTTGATGGCCAAGGGAAATTAAAAGGGGCAGAAGCCTTGTTGCGGTGGTATTCACCTCAGTTAGGTCATGTATCACCCGCCACGTTTGTTCCTGTGAGCGAAGAGTTGGGGCTTATTGTCGCGATTGGCGAATGGGTGTTGTACCAAGCCTGTGCGCAAGCAAAAAGTTGGCGTGAAAAAGAAAACGCGGACTTTTTTATTACAGTCAACGTCTCCAGTACGCAGTTTAAGCGACAAGACATTGCTTCCTTAGTGGCGAAAGTGCTACGTGATACGGACCTACCCGCACATTGTTTGACTCTGGAAATCACAGAAACGGTCTTAGCTGACAATACGCATCATACGTTACATCAGTTAATGGCGCTGAGGGAAATGGGCGTGGAATTAGCAATAGATGATTTTGGCACCGGTTATTCTTCTTTGAGTTACTTGAAACGTTTCCCGCTGACCAAATTGAAAATTGATCGCGAGTTTGTTCGTGATATTCCGGACGATCCTGAAGATTGCGCCTTAGTGAGTGCAATTATTTCAATGGCCGCGAATTTGAACCTAAAAGTCATTGCGGAAGGGGTTGAGACACAGGCCCAGTTTGAATATTTACAATCACTTGAGTGTGATCTGACACAAGGTTATTGGCACAGCAAACCGCTAAATGTGGAAGCAATGAATCGTTTGTTGCAAACCAGACGTACTATGCTGGGTGAAGAACAAAGTTAA
- a CDS encoding M20/M25/M40 family metallo-hydrolase encodes MKQLLSLFTVTCALLCTNVSAQEFTNEQLNQVNTLRTNAMQSDLSWQILSSLTTEIGPRLPGTENDKLAVAWAQKQFKNLGFDKVWVEPATFPNWRRYHESASITFPSHQPLHITALGNSVSTPKAGLKGEVVLFETFEELVAAPENSLNGKIAFINYRMNRDIDGNGYGPAVKARNKGAVEAAKKGAVGYIMRSVSTGHHRFAHTGGSHYDEGVTKIPTAAVANPDADQLERLISMGHTVNIDMNIHTEDLGEGTSYNVIGEITGSETPEQYVLIGGHLDSWDLGTGALDDGAGVALTMAAAKLIKDVKRPKRSVRVVLFAAEELGLWGAKAYFKANAKSLNNIVAAAESDFGAGQVYAFESNVHAQSLPIVRAIAKELAPLNITYIGKNEAHGGPDLIPFKQAGSAPVFRLDQNGTDYFDYHHTADDTLDKVDPEKLRQNTAAYAIFAFMAADAKNTIKAK; translated from the coding sequence ATGAAGCAGCTACTCTCTCTCTTTACCGTTACATGTGCCTTACTGTGCACCAACGTAAGTGCGCAAGAATTTACGAACGAGCAACTAAATCAAGTCAATACCCTTAGAACAAATGCAATGCAAAGCGATTTAAGCTGGCAGATTTTAAGCTCCTTAACCACGGAAATAGGTCCTCGTCTACCCGGCACCGAAAATGACAAACTCGCCGTCGCATGGGCACAGAAGCAATTCAAAAATCTGGGCTTTGACAAGGTTTGGGTTGAGCCTGCAACGTTCCCAAATTGGCGTCGCTATCACGAATCAGCAAGTATTACATTTCCAAGCCATCAACCGCTTCATATCACCGCTTTAGGCAACAGTGTAAGTACTCCAAAAGCGGGACTAAAAGGCGAGGTCGTTCTATTTGAAACATTTGAAGAGCTAGTGGCAGCGCCAGAGAATAGCCTCAACGGTAAAATTGCGTTTATTAATTACCGTATGAATCGTGACATTGATGGCAACGGCTACGGTCCTGCAGTAAAGGCTCGCAATAAAGGCGCGGTGGAAGCCGCTAAGAAAGGAGCGGTCGGATACATCATGCGCTCTGTAAGTACAGGTCACCATCGCTTTGCTCATACTGGTGGCAGTCATTACGACGAAGGAGTCACCAAAATCCCAACTGCTGCGGTTGCCAATCCCGATGCCGATCAACTTGAGCGTTTGATTTCAATGGGTCATACCGTCAACATTGACATGAACATACACACCGAAGATTTAGGTGAAGGCACAAGCTACAACGTTATTGGTGAAATTACGGGTAGCGAAACACCAGAGCAATATGTCTTAATCGGTGGCCATTTAGATTCATGGGATTTAGGCACTGGTGCTTTAGATGACGGGGCCGGTGTTGCATTAACTATGGCTGCGGCCAAACTCATTAAAGATGTAAAACGTCCAAAGCGCAGCGTGCGCGTTGTGCTGTTTGCCGCTGAAGAATTAGGGCTATGGGGCGCAAAAGCCTACTTTAAAGCAAATGCAAAATCGCTCAACAACATTGTCGCCGCTGCAGAATCGGACTTTGGCGCAGGTCAAGTTTACGCTTTTGAATCAAATGTACACGCTCAATCCCTACCGATTGTCCGAGCTATTGCTAAAGAGCTCGCGCCGCTTAACATCACCTATATTGGGAAGAATGAGGCGCATGGTGGGCCAGACTTAATTCCTTTCAAACAGGCCGGTTCTGCTCCCGTATTTAGACTTGATCAAAATGGTACGGACTACTTTGATTACCACCACACCGCGGATGATACTTTAGATAAAGTTGACCCAGAGAAGCTACGCCAAAACACAGCGGCCTACGCAATTTTTGCTTTTATGGCAGCAGATGCCAAAAACACCATTAAAGCAAAATAG
- the add gene encoding adenosine deaminase, producing MINPNLPLLDLHRHLDGNVRATTILELGRQFNLALPAADVDGLRPHVQVMDNAPDLMSFLAKLDWGVKVLGDYDACRRIAVENVEDAKAQGIDYTELRFSPYYMAMNHNLHPQGVVEAVVDGIKSASHALGVKVNLIGIMSRTFGVEKCIAELDAILAHKEDMVAVDLAGDEIGFPGEWFEPHFKRVRDAYLGVTVHAGEAKGAESIWQAIEQLGATRIGHGVNAIHDPKLMDFLRDKRIGIESCLTSNIQTSTVKTLDSHPLKRFLDHDILACINTDDPAVEGIELRHEFENVAALAGLSASDCDKAQRNALEIAFLSADEKQALLTLAAARR from the coding sequence ATGATAAATCCAAACCTTCCGTTACTCGACCTTCACCGCCACTTGGATGGCAATGTGCGCGCAACGACCATTTTGGAACTAGGGCGTCAGTTTAACTTGGCGTTACCGGCGGCGGATGTTGATGGACTGCGTCCTCATGTTCAAGTAATGGACAACGCCCCCGATTTGATGTCTTTTCTTGCGAAACTGGATTGGGGCGTCAAAGTCCTTGGTGATTATGATGCTTGTCGGCGCATTGCGGTTGAAAATGTCGAAGACGCGAAAGCACAAGGGATAGATTACACCGAACTGCGCTTTAGTCCTTACTATATGGCAATGAATCACAATCTACATCCGCAAGGTGTTGTTGAAGCCGTGGTGGATGGCATTAAATCGGCGTCTCACGCTTTAGGGGTAAAAGTAAATCTTATTGGCATCATGTCGCGTACCTTTGGCGTCGAGAAGTGCATTGCAGAATTGGACGCTATCCTTGCACACAAAGAAGACATGGTTGCGGTGGATTTGGCTGGTGACGAAATTGGCTTTCCGGGAGAATGGTTTGAACCACATTTCAAGCGAGTGCGTGACGCGTACCTTGGTGTAACGGTTCATGCCGGTGAAGCAAAAGGCGCAGAGAGTATTTGGCAGGCGATCGAGCAACTTGGCGCCACGCGAATTGGCCACGGTGTAAATGCGATTCACGATCCAAAACTAATGGACTTTTTACGCGATAAACGAATTGGCATTGAGTCGTGCCTCACGAGTAACATTCAAACGAGTACCGTTAAAACGTTAGACAGCCACCCGCTAAAACGTTTCCTTGATCACGATATTCTTGCTTGTATTAACACGGATGACCCTGCGGTTGAAGGCATAGAGCTTCGACACGAGTTTGAAAATGTTGCCGCTTTAGCTGGACTGTCTGCCAGTGATTGCGATAAAGCGCAGCGAAACGCACTGGAGATTGCATTCCTGAGCGCGGATGAGAAACAAGCGTTGCTTACCTTGGCGGCAGCCCGTCGATAA
- the fre gene encoding NAD(P)H-flavin reductase → MQTLQAAVTRIAPLTEFVYQVELTPEQPVSFLAGQYLQVVLAEKDKRAFSIASKPSQTNLIELHIGAGAVDSYAMQALAFLKTAHEANQTVTIEVGLGNAHLRETPSMPTILLAGGTGFSYVKSIADHLAEINYDQPVFVYWGVKVESALYAKEEMEAWAKRRPNFQFIPVVETPEGEWQGHIGYVHHAVMADIVSLEPYQVYMAGRFDMIGIVRDDFLTKGAIRENLFADAFAFIK, encoded by the coding sequence ATGCAAACACTACAAGCAGCGGTCACTCGCATTGCACCGCTCACAGAATTTGTATATCAGGTTGAGCTTACACCTGAACAACCCGTTTCATTTTTAGCCGGACAATATTTGCAAGTGGTCTTAGCTGAGAAAGACAAACGCGCGTTTTCAATTGCCAGCAAACCGTCGCAAACCAACCTAATTGAGTTGCATATTGGCGCTGGTGCTGTTGATTCCTATGCGATGCAAGCCTTAGCATTTTTGAAAACGGCTCATGAAGCAAATCAGACTGTTACTATTGAAGTCGGTTTAGGCAATGCACATTTACGCGAAACACCAAGCATGCCAACAATTTTGCTTGCCGGTGGCACTGGATTTTCTTACGTTAAATCGATTGCAGACCATTTAGCCGAAATTAACTACGATCAACCCGTCTTTGTCTATTGGGGTGTGAAAGTCGAGTCGGCGCTTTATGCAAAAGAGGAAATGGAAGCATGGGCGAAGCGTCGTCCCAATTTCCAATTCATTCCTGTGGTAGAAACACCGGAAGGTGAATGGCAAGGCCATATCGGCTATGTACATCACGCGGTTATGGCGGACATCGTCTCTCTTGAACCGTATCAAGTGTATATGGCGGGCCGCTTCGACATGATAGGTATTGTCCGCGATGACTTTCTAACGAAAGGGGCTATCCGTGAAAATTTATTTGCTGATGCGTTCGCCTTCATCAAGTAA
- a CDS encoding CBS domain-containing protein — MRTVKQIMTTQFPHVFASMELTQALDAMNNYGVFGTPVIDQAGYLIGFISEQQMLKPLLDNSYFCNGQLAVGDLMSTEPLSVSPEMNVVDLAQLMDGNKPKIYPVVENGKVIGLVTRGRVIHALKQDYLSCSCH; from the coding sequence ATGCGTACAGTTAAACAAATCATGACCACACAATTTCCGCACGTCTTTGCTTCGATGGAGCTTACTCAAGCACTGGATGCGATGAACAACTATGGAGTGTTTGGCACCCCAGTGATTGACCAAGCGGGTTACTTAATTGGTTTTATCTCGGAACAACAAATGCTCAAACCATTGCTAGACAATAGCTATTTTTGCAACGGACAGCTCGCGGTGGGAGATTTAATGTCAACTGAACCGTTGTCAGTATCGCCAGAAATGAATGTTGTCGACTTAGCTCAGTTAATGGATGGAAATAAACCCAAAATTTACCCCGTTGTCGAGAACGGTAAAGTGATTGGTTTGGTGACTCGCGGACGCGTGATCCATGCTTTAAAGCAAGATTATTTGAGCTGCTCATGTCACTAA
- a CDS encoding heme biosynthesis HemY N-terminal domain-containing protein has protein sequence MIRVLVYFLVLALVLAGSHWLMDEKGYVLISFNQTTIEGTLVSFGFMTLLSMVSLYLFARVAGWLWRLVVSPSRHWSWRRHRRQQQVLEQGLWAMLQGDWESLERHWRKAPVSEEWQTLKQAALVKASMEQEQWVQARAQLDALPTNEHTVSLKASLEPNGDNTALLAKLAKDKQASTHMLMQYGEALVAQRAFSDLKPVLVKLSKRASMDVALWRVKVAKWFTSVSTHERELLWNVLPKSVQQHVEEVWVQSQLAKGELSKEEARLQKWVKKGQFEQLASALLHLRGEGSLVLQQAVQHALKTQSDNVYLLLSLASLALAGKDAQLAAKVFDQLGDGVPMHWKAMQKRAYIEDKQYQKACFIEQ, from the coding sequence ATGATCCGAGTTCTGGTTTATTTCCTTGTTCTTGCCTTGGTCCTCGCAGGATCACACTGGTTGATGGATGAAAAAGGGTATGTGCTTATCTCTTTTAATCAAACAACAATAGAAGGGACGCTGGTTTCGTTTGGGTTTATGACGTTACTCTCTATGGTCTCCTTGTATTTGTTTGCACGAGTGGCGGGTTGGCTTTGGCGATTAGTCGTTTCGCCTTCTCGTCATTGGTCTTGGCGCCGTCATCGTCGTCAACAGCAAGTATTGGAACAAGGCTTGTGGGCGATGTTGCAAGGTGATTGGGAGTCGCTTGAACGTCATTGGCGTAAAGCACCCGTCTCTGAAGAGTGGCAAACCCTAAAACAAGCGGCACTAGTAAAAGCATCAATGGAACAAGAGCAGTGGGTACAAGCGCGTGCTCAGTTAGACGCTTTACCGACCAACGAGCACACAGTATCGCTAAAAGCGAGCCTTGAACCGAATGGTGACAATACTGCACTGTTAGCAAAACTCGCAAAAGACAAACAGGCATCAACGCACATGTTGATGCAATATGGTGAAGCGCTGGTTGCTCAGCGTGCGTTTAGCGACCTTAAACCAGTCTTGGTCAAGCTAAGCAAACGTGCCTCAATGGACGTAGCGTTGTGGCGAGTGAAAGTCGCAAAATGGTTTACATCAGTATCAACCCATGAACGAGAGCTACTTTGGAACGTACTACCTAAGTCTGTGCAACAGCACGTTGAAGAGGTTTGGGTACAATCACAACTCGCAAAGGGTGAACTTAGCAAAGAAGAAGCTCGGTTGCAGAAGTGGGTTAAAAAAGGCCAGTTCGAGCAACTGGCGAGTGCGCTACTGCATTTGCGTGGCGAGGGCTCGTTGGTGCTTCAACAGGCAGTGCAACACGCGTTGAAAACGCAATCGGACAATGTCTATTTGTTGCTTTCTTTGGCCAGTTTAGCGCTTGCTGGAAAAGATGCGCAGTTGGCTGCAAAGGTATTCGACCAACTGGGTGACGGAGTCCCCATGCATTGGAAAGCAATGCAAAAACGCGCCTACATTGAAGATAAACAGTATCAAAAGGCGTGTTTTATCGAACAGTAA